From the genome of Nocardia mangyaensis:
TCGATGCCGAGGGCGAGCGCGGTGAGCAACACGATGCCCATGCCGCCGTTGAAGTAGGCGCCGTACATGCCGCCGAGGAACACACCGGCGAACAGGGTGATCCGCGAATCGGACTGCCGGTCGGCGAGTTTGCGCGAGAGCCAGGGTTGGGCGGCGAACAGGGCGGTGGCCGCGAGGACCAGGTACGGCACGATGGCGGCGAACACCTCGGGCGGCGCGGTGAGCAGGGCGAGTGCGCCGCCGATGGCGCCCACGGTGCCGGTGATCACCAATCGTGGCAGCAGCTCCCGGAACGGCCCGGTGCGCTTGCGCAGGGTCGCCGCGCCCCCGAGATAGCCCGGCCACACCGCGACGGCATTGGTCACGGTCGCGGTGACCGGCGGCAGGCCGAAGGCCAGCAGGGCCGGGAACGACAGCAGACTGCCGCCACCGGCGATGGCATTGCAGAAACCAGCGCCGAGACCTGCGGCCAGTAGCAGTGCCATGTGCAGGGGGTCCATGACATCCTTTCCGAGAGCGTGTCGCGATCGTATACGAACTACTGCGGCAGGTCCTGCCGAGGGCCGTCCGGGTCTCCACCGGCAGCCGAGCTGCCGGCATGACGTAGATTCGTGGGGTACTGGCCAGCGCGGGGGCCGCGGATCGTAGACAAATCCGAAGTCGGCCCCGCTTGTCGATCGTGGGAGGCGACGTGAGCAACACCGTCCGCCGGATGACTCCGCAGCAGGTCTGCCGTGCCCTCCGCGACGACATCATCCGCGGCGACTTCGTCTCCGGGCAACGACTGACCGAGGACACCCTCGCCGAGCGATACGGGGTCTCCCGAGTCCCGGTCCGCGAAGCGTTGCGGACCCTCGAAGCCGAGGGATTCGCCTCGTCACGACCCTATGCGGGCACCTTCGTCGCCGAACTGACCGAGGCGGAGGCGGCCGACCTGCTCGAGATCCGCGCCCTGCTCGAGCCCCTGTGCGCGAGCCGGGCCGCGACGCGGCGCAGCCCCGAACAGCTGGGCAGGCTCAAGGAACTCACCTCGCTGGGCCAGGCGGCTGTGCGCGACGGCAGGCTCGACGAGCTGGCCCGGCTCAACAGCCGGTTCCACGAAGTACTGGCCGAGGCGTCGGGCAGCGCGCTGCTCGCACAGCTGATCACCCAGCTGAGCTGGAAGATCGCCTGGGTCTACGCGGTCGAGCTGCCGCGCAGGGCCGAGGACTCCTGGGACGAACACGAACAGATCTGCGCCGCACTGGAAGCCGGTGACGCCGAGCGCGCGCACACCGTGGTCGCCGAACACATCGCGCACGCGGCCTCGGCCTACCGGTTGCGCCAGCGCGGCGGCGCCGACGGTTAACACAGGCGCAGCATCGCCGGTCCGCCGCGGAAACGCGGGAGTCGTATACAAAGACTGTCCCCGCATTCCAGGAGGTTCTCGTGGTCGATCTGCTGCTGCGTCGTGCCCGCGTGGCCGATGACATCGATCCGGTCGACATCGCCGTCACCAACGGTGTGATCACCGCCATCGGGACGGACCCGCCAGCGGCGGCGACCGTCGAGATCGACTGTGCCGCACGGGTCGTCATCCCCGGACTGATCGAGCCCCACGTCCACCTGGACAAGGCGTTGCTCGACGGGCGAGCCCACGCCCCCGACGACACCCTCGCGGGCGCCATCGCGATCACCGGCGACCTCAAGCGCGGGTTCACCGCGACCGATGTCGCCGACCGCGCCCGGCGGGTGCTCGACAGCGCGATCGTGCACGGCACCACCCTGATTCGCGCGCATCCGGATGTCGACCCGATCGTGGGACTGCTCGGCGTCGAGGTCCTGCTCGACCTGCGCGAGGAGTACCGCGGGTTGATCGACTTGCAGATCGTCGCG
Proteins encoded in this window:
- a CDS encoding GntR family transcriptional regulator, yielding MSNTVRRMTPQQVCRALRDDIIRGDFVSGQRLTEDTLAERYGVSRVPVREALRTLEAEGFASSRPYAGTFVAELTEAEAADLLEIRALLEPLCASRAATRRSPEQLGRLKELTSLGQAAVRDGRLDELARLNSRFHEVLAEASGSALLAQLITQLSWKIAWVYAVELPRRAEDSWDEHEQICAALEAGDAERAHTVVAEHIAHAASAYRLRQRGGADG
- a CDS encoding sulfite exporter TauE/SafE family protein yields the protein MDPLHMALLLAAGLGAGFCNAIAGGGSLLSFPALLAFGLPPVTATVTNAVAVWPGYLGGAATLRKRTGPFRELLPRLVITGTVGAIGGALALLTAPPEVFAAIVPYLVLAATALFAAQPWLSRKLADRQSDSRITLFAGVFLGGMYGAYFNGGMGIVLLTALALGIDASAQLLNGLKSLLTVAVSTTAMIAVALFGPVDWIAVALLAPACLLGGVLGARFADRLRPGVFRAVVIVFGAGAGTAMLLTA